Proteins encoded by one window of Haliotis asinina isolate JCU_RB_2024 chromosome 6, JCU_Hal_asi_v2, whole genome shotgun sequence:
- the LOC137287902 gene encoding uncharacterized protein — protein sequence MTEASYLQRPSTSNIPEVNNNNTNLKTVINLSSRPLTPSQTSLLAKGLKYVPAAAKINTDAFITSIESGLQQLAPNGNVDYLRHQIIDTIKQAPKPRSNLTHQERQAITELKKDGSITIIEADKGKAAVIMDTPEFLQLVNNSLSDTTTYLNIKKDPTARLERQHKKTLHEKREINDIIFNQLNPINSQSPYGRATIKPGS from the exons ATGACTGAGGCCAGTTAC TTACAACGCCCTTCCACCTCCAACATTCCTGAagttaacaacaacaacaccaacctcAAGACAGTCATCAACCTCAGCAGTAGGCCTCTCACACCATCTCAGACGTCCCTCCTTGCCAAAGGCCTGAAGTATGTCCCAGCCGCCGCCAAGATCAACACAGATGCCTTCATCACCAGCATTGAAAGTGGACTTCAACAACTGGCTCCCAATGGCAACGTAGACTACCTCCGACACCAGATTATAGACACCATCAAGCAAGCTCCCAAACCACGCTCCAACCTCACGCACCAAGAGAGACAGGCCATCACCGAACTCAAGAAGGATGGCAGCATCACCATCATCGAAGCTGACAAGGGCAAAGCAGCAGTCATCATGGACACTCCGGAATTCCTCCAGCTCGTCAACAATAGCCTCTCAGACACCACCACCTACCTCAACATCAAGAAAGATCCGACGGCCAGActggaaagacaacacaagaaaacactccatgagaagagagaaatcaacgacatcatcttcaaccagcTGAACCCTATCAACTCCCAATCCCCATACGGAAGAGCCACCATCAAGCCCGGATCCTAG
- the LOC137287903 gene encoding involucrin-like encodes MQGITRQRELNRGDTGRLELNMGNTGRLELNRGVNGRLELNRGDNGRLELSRGVNGKLESNRGDTGRLELNRGVNGGLELNWGDTGRLELKRGVNGRLELNRVDTGRLELNRGVNGMLELNWGDTGRLELNWGVNGRLELNRGDTGRLELDRGVTGRLELNGGVTGMLELNRGVTGRLELNGGVTGKLELNRGDTRRLELNGGDTRRLELNGGDNGRLELNGGDTGRLELNGGDTGRLELNGGDTGRLELNGGDTGRLELNGGDTGRLELNRGDIERLELNE; translated from the coding sequence ATGCAGGGGATCACAAGACAAAGGGAGCTGAACAGGGGTGATACTGGGAGACTGGAGCTGAATATGGGTAATACTGGGAGGCTGGAGTTGAATAGGGGTGTTAATGGGAGGCTCGAGTTGAATAGGGGTGATAATGGGAGACTGGAGTTGAGTAGGGGTGTTAATGGGAAGTTGGAGTCGAACAGGGGTGATACTGGGAGGCTGGAGCTGAATAGGGGTGTTAATGGGGGGCTGGAGTTGAATTGGGGTGATACTGGGAGACTGGAGCTGAAGAGGGGTGTTAATGGGAGGTTGGAGTTGAATAGGGTTGATACTGGGAGACTAGAGCTGAATAGGGGTGTTAATGGGATGCTGGAGTTGAATTGGGGTGATACTGGTAGACTGGAGCTGAATTGGGGTGTTAATGGGAGGTTGGAGTTGAATAGGGGTGATACTGGGAGGTTGGAGTTGGATAGGGGTGTTACTGGGAGACTGGAGCTGAATGGGGGTGTTACTGGGATGCTAGAGCTGAATAGGGGTGTTACTGGGAGACTGGAGCTGAATGGGGGTGTTACTGGGAAACTGGAGCTGAATAGGGGTGATACTAGGAGGCTGGAGCTGAATGGGGGTGATACTAGGAGACTGGAGCTGAATGGTGGTGATAATGGGAGGCTGGAGCTGAATGGGGGTGATACTGGGAGACTGGAGCTGAATGGGGGTGATACTGGGAGGTTGGAGCTGAATGGGGGTGATACCGGGAGGTTGGAGCTGAATGGGGGTGATACTGGGAGGCTGGAGCTGAATGGGGGTGATACAGGGAGACTGGAGTTGAATAGAGGTGACATTGAGAGGCTGgagttgaatgagtga